In the Daphnia pulicaria isolate SC F1-1A chromosome 2, SC_F0-13Bv2, whole genome shotgun sequence genome, one interval contains:
- the LOC124326954 gene encoding actin-related protein 2/3 complex subunit 1A-B-like, whose protein sequence is MPESLSFGIEPITAHAWNKDRTKLAISPNSPEVHIYHFQRGEWKLEEILKEHDLKVTGIDWAPNTNRIVTCSADRNAYVWTQSEEKKWRPTLVLLRINRAATCVRWSPLENKFAVGSGARLISVCYFEKENDWWVSKHIKKPIRSTVTCLDWHPNDVLLAAGSTDFKVRVFSAYIKEIEERPSSTSWGSKMPLGLMMAEFSNSTNGAGGWVHSVNFSSTGDRVAWVGHDSSISVADASKGMAVSMIRTDFLPFLSCLWVSENRLIAAGHGCCPMLFEVEETGQVQFAGKLDASLKKETSGVSAMKKFQSLDRQARTETNDTSLGTLHQNAITSVCLHTGNKAGATKFSTAGVDGLLAIWDFNNLESAMGGLKFN, encoded by the exons ATGCCCGAATCGCTAAGTTTCGGAATTGAACCCATAACTGCTCATGCTTGGAATAAGGACCGTACAA AATTGGCCATATCTCCCAACAGCCCTGAAGTTCATATCTATCATTTCCAAAGAGGAGAGTGGAAActtgaagaaattttgaaagagCATGATTTAAAAGTTACTGGTATAGATTGGGCACCAAACACCAACCG CATTGTAACATGCTCTGCTGATCGCAATGCATATGTTTGGACTCAatctgaagagaaaaaatggagGCCTACTCTGGTTTTACTTAGGATCAACCGTGCTGCAACATGTGTCCGTTGGTCACCTCTTG AAAACAAGTTTGCTGTGGGATCTGGTGCTAGGTTGATCTCAGTTTGTTattttgagaaagaaaatgattggtGGGTTTCAAAACATATTAAAAAACCAATCAGATCTACTGTG ACTTGTCTTGATTGGCATCCTAATGATGTTCTTCTAGCTGCTGGATCTACAGATTTTAAAGTTAGGGTTTTCTCTGCTTACATTAAAGAGATTGAAGAAAGACCATCATCAACATCTTGGGGCTCTAAAATGCCACTGGGACTGATGATggcagaattttccaattCAACTAATGGGGCTG GGGGCTGGGTACACAGTGTAAATTTCAGCTCTACCGGTGATCGGGTCGCATGGGTTGGTCATGATTCCTCCATTTCTGTAGCTGACGCATCAAAGGGAATGGCTGTTTCTATGATTCGAACAGATTTCTTACCATTTTTATCGTGTCTGTGGGTGTCGGAAAATCGTCTAATAGCTGCG ggaCATGGTTGCTGTCCTATGCTTTTTGAGGTTGAAGAAACGGGACAGGTACAATTTGCTGGAAAATTAGATGCTTctctgaaaaaagaaacttctgGTGTGAGtgcgatgaaaaaatttcaaagcttGGATCGCCAAGCTCGCACAGAGACCAACGATACATCGTTGGGCACACTCCATCAGAACGCCATAACAAGTGTATGTCTTCATACCGGAAACAAGGCTGGTGCCACCAAGTTTTCTACTGCAGGTGTAGATGGACTGCTGGCCATCTGGGATTTTAAT AATTTAGAATCGGCGATGGGAGGATTGAAATTCAACTAA